From a single Mycolicibacterium moriokaense genomic region:
- a CDS encoding DUF3145 domain-containing protein yields MRASNQFADAATGVVYIHASPAAVAPHVEWALSSTLSARANLKWTPQPAMPGQLRAVTNWIGPVGTGAALANALRSWSVLRFEVTEDPSAGVDGHRWCHTPQLGMWSGAMSANGDVIVGEMRLRALMAKGGDALAAELDSVLGTAWDEALEPYRDGGDTAEVSWLARGVG; encoded by the coding sequence ATGCGTGCATCGAACCAATTCGCCGACGCGGCGACGGGCGTGGTGTACATCCATGCTTCTCCCGCGGCGGTAGCACCGCATGTCGAATGGGCGCTGTCGTCGACCCTGTCGGCGCGGGCAAACCTGAAGTGGACCCCGCAGCCGGCCATGCCGGGACAGCTGCGTGCCGTCACCAACTGGATCGGTCCGGTGGGGACCGGCGCCGCTTTGGCGAACGCGCTGCGGTCCTGGTCGGTGCTGCGCTTCGAGGTGACCGAGGATCCCAGCGCGGGTGTCGACGGGCATCGTTGGTGCCACACCCCGCAGCTCGGCATGTGGAGCGGTGCGATGAGCGCGAACGGCGACGTCATTGTGGGGGAGATGCGGCTGCGGGCGTTGATGGCGAAGGGTGGCGACGCCCTGGCCGCCGAGCTGGATTCGGTGCTGGGCACGGCGTGGGATGAGGCGCTGGAGCCCTATCGCGACGGCGGCGACACTGCCGAGGTGAGCTGGCTGGCGCGCGGAGTCGGGTAA
- a CDS encoding diacylglycerol kinase has protein sequence MLTNPASGHGSAPHAAERAVTQLHKRGIDVVAIAGTDAEHARRLVEGALERGMDALVVVGGDGIISLALQVLAQTEIPLGIIPAGTGNDHAREFGIPTKDPEAAADVIVDGEVTTIDLGRIKGIDGTEKWFGTVMAAGFDSLVTDRTNRMRWPHGRMRYNLAMVAEISKLRLLPFSLTFDGRELDTELTLAAFGNTKSYGGGMLICPNADPTDGLLDVTMVASASRTKLIRLFPTVFKGTHIDLDEVRTERARTITVDSPDINAYADGEYMCPLPVEASAVPGALKLLRPAQRSGQ, from the coding sequence ATGCTGACCAACCCGGCATCGGGGCACGGCAGTGCACCACACGCCGCCGAACGCGCGGTGACCCAGTTGCACAAGCGCGGCATCGACGTCGTCGCCATCGCGGGCACCGACGCCGAGCACGCCCGCCGACTCGTCGAAGGTGCCCTCGAGCGCGGCATGGATGCGCTGGTGGTGGTCGGCGGTGACGGCATCATCTCCCTCGCGCTGCAGGTGCTCGCACAGACCGAGATTCCGCTCGGCATCATCCCGGCGGGCACCGGAAACGACCATGCGCGTGAATTCGGAATTCCCACAAAGGATCCCGAGGCTGCGGCCGACGTCATCGTCGACGGCGAAGTGACGACGATCGACCTCGGCCGCATCAAGGGGATCGACGGCACCGAAAAGTGGTTCGGCACCGTGATGGCCGCAGGCTTCGACTCGTTGGTCACCGACCGGACCAATCGGATGCGATGGCCGCACGGCCGGATGCGCTACAACCTCGCGATGGTCGCCGAGATATCGAAGCTGCGACTGCTGCCGTTCAGCCTCACGTTCGACGGGCGCGAACTGGACACCGAATTGACGCTCGCCGCCTTCGGCAACACCAAAAGCTACGGCGGCGGCATGTTGATCTGCCCGAACGCCGACCCGACCGATGGCCTGCTGGACGTGACGATGGTCGCGTCGGCGTCGCGCACGAAGCTGATCCGCCTGTTCCCCACGGTGTTCAAGGGCACCCACATCGACCTCGACGAGGTGCGCACCGAACGCGCGCGCACCATCACGGTCGACTCACCGGACATCAACGCCTACGCCGACGGCGAGTACATGTGCCCGCTACCGGTCGAGGCGTCGGCGGTGCCCGGCGCGTTGAAGCTGTTGCGGCCGGCTCAGCGCAGCGGGCAGTAG
- a CDS encoding FAD-binding oxidoreductase encodes MKWNAWGDPAAAKPLSDGIRALLKQALGVDGTEAPELEAKDVKLRPSQLSDADRDGLAQIVGVDYCRVDDEGRLLRAGGKSTLDLLRRKDSGVQDAPDAVLLPHTDDEIAAILRYCSEHGIAIVPFGGGTSVVGGLDPIRGDFGAVISLDLRRLNELHSLDEISGEAELGAGLTGPDAERLLGERGHSLGHFPQSFQYATIGGFAATRSSGQDSAGYGRFNDMVRGLRTVTPAGVLDLGRAPESAAGPDLRQLMIGSEGVFGIITRVRVRVHPIPAATRYEAWSFPDFATGADALRAVVQTGTGPTVIRLSDEAETGVNLATTESIGEQQITGGCLAITVFEGTEAHVESRHAETRAVLQAAGGTSLGEAPARAWEHGRFNAPYLRDSLLAAGALCETLETATNWSNVPALKAAVTEALTKSLGESGTPALVLCHISHVYPTGASLYFTVVAGQRGNPIEQWRKAKAAASDAMMRTGATITHHHAVGADHRPWMRDEVGELGVAVLRAVKETLDPAGILNPGKLIP; translated from the coding sequence ATGAAGTGGAACGCGTGGGGCGACCCCGCGGCGGCGAAGCCGCTGTCCGACGGCATCCGGGCCTTGCTGAAGCAGGCCCTGGGCGTCGACGGCACGGAAGCGCCGGAACTGGAAGCCAAGGACGTCAAGCTGCGACCGTCGCAGCTGTCGGATGCCGACCGCGACGGCCTCGCCCAGATCGTGGGCGTTGACTACTGCCGCGTCGACGACGAAGGCCGGCTGCTGCGGGCCGGCGGCAAGTCGACACTGGACCTGTTGCGCCGCAAGGACTCCGGTGTCCAGGACGCACCCGACGCGGTGCTGCTCCCCCACACCGACGACGAGATCGCCGCGATCCTGCGCTACTGCTCCGAGCATGGCATCGCGATCGTTCCGTTCGGCGGCGGCACTAGCGTCGTCGGCGGCCTGGACCCGATCCGCGGCGACTTCGGCGCGGTGATCTCACTCGACCTGCGCCGCCTCAACGAACTGCATTCGCTCGACGAGATCTCCGGCGAAGCCGAACTCGGCGCCGGGCTCACCGGCCCGGACGCCGAGCGCCTGCTGGGCGAGCGCGGCCACTCCCTCGGCCACTTTCCGCAGAGTTTCCAGTACGCGACCATCGGCGGATTCGCCGCCACCCGATCGTCCGGCCAAGACTCGGCGGGGTACGGCCGCTTCAACGACATGGTCCGCGGGCTGCGCACAGTCACCCCGGCGGGCGTACTCGACCTCGGTCGCGCCCCCGAGTCGGCCGCTGGCCCTGACCTGCGGCAGTTGATGATCGGCTCGGAAGGCGTGTTCGGGATCATCACCCGCGTGCGGGTCCGCGTGCATCCGATCCCGGCGGCGACGCGCTACGAGGCATGGTCGTTCCCCGATTTCGCGACCGGCGCCGACGCGCTGCGCGCGGTCGTGCAGACCGGGACGGGGCCGACGGTCATCCGGTTGTCGGATGAAGCCGAGACCGGAGTGAACCTGGCCACCACCGAGAGCATCGGCGAACAGCAGATCACCGGCGGCTGCCTGGCGATCACCGTGTTCGAGGGCACCGAGGCCCACGTTGAGAGCCGTCACGCCGAAACCCGCGCGGTGTTGCAGGCCGCGGGCGGTACGTCGCTGGGCGAGGCGCCTGCGCGCGCCTGGGAGCACGGCCGGTTCAACGCGCCCTACCTTCGCGATTCGCTGCTCGCCGCCGGCGCGCTGTGCGAGACGCTGGAGACCGCGACCAACTGGTCCAACGTGCCCGCGCTGAAGGCGGCGGTCACCGAGGCGCTGACGAAATCTCTCGGCGAATCGGGCACACCGGCGTTGGTGCTGTGCCACATTTCGCATGTGTATCCGACGGGCGCCTCGTTGTACTTCACCGTCGTCGCCGGGCAGCGCGGGAATCCGATCGAACAGTGGCGCAAGGCGAAGGCCGCCGCGTCGGACGCGATGATGCGCACCGGCGCCACCATCACCCACCACCATGCGGTTGGCGCCGACCATCGCCCGTGGATGCGCGACGAGGTCGGCGAGCTCGGCGTCGCGGTGCTGCGGGCCGTCAAGGAGACGCTCGATCCGGCGGGAATCCTCAACCCGGGCAAGCTGATCCCGTGA
- a CDS encoding TetR/AcrR family transcriptional regulator — MLSISNDDSPSIGDRILASAADCVLAFGVDRVTLAEIARRAGVSRPTVYRRWSDTRSVLAALLTSRIVGVLDEVPSRRIGREALVERIVAIADRLRHDDVVMSVLRSAPDFAMVYIAERLGTSQQVLLDAVASDIKLAQEEGSVRAGDPRELGAMCLLITQSVIQSGQIVAPILDADALFIELAHSLNGYLKP, encoded by the coding sequence ATGCTGTCAATCAGTAACGATGATTCGCCGTCGATCGGGGATCGGATCCTCGCCTCGGCGGCCGACTGCGTGCTGGCCTTCGGCGTCGACCGCGTGACGTTGGCCGAGATCGCGCGCCGCGCCGGCGTCAGCAGGCCGACGGTCTATCGGCGCTGGTCGGACACTCGTTCGGTGTTGGCGGCGCTGCTGACGTCACGGATCGTCGGTGTGCTCGACGAGGTGCCGAGTCGGCGGATCGGCCGGGAGGCGCTGGTCGAGCGCATCGTGGCGATCGCCGACCGGCTGCGCCACGACGACGTGGTGATGTCGGTGCTGCGCAGCGCCCCTGATTTCGCGATGGTCTACATCGCGGAGCGGTTGGGCACCAGCCAGCAGGTGCTTCTCGACGCGGTCGCCTCCGACATCAAGCTCGCGCAGGAGGAGGGCAGCGTGCGGGCTGGCGATCCGCGCGAGCTCGGTGCGATGTGCCTGCTGATCACCCAGTCGGTGATCCAGTCCGGGCAGATCGTGGCGCCCATCCTCGATGCCGACGCGCTCTTCATCGAGCTCGCCCACTCATTGAACGGATACCTGAAACCGTGA